GCCCAATCCTGTGGGCGCTGGATATTTTCGCGATGCCCTCGCTGAGCGAGGGACTCGGCGTCGCGCTGCTCGAGGCGATGGCCTGCGGGCTCCCCGCCGTCGCGGCGCGCGTCGGCGGGATCGTCGATGCGGTTCAGGACGGGCGCACCGGAGTCCTGATCGCGCCGGAAGACGCGGATGCTCTCGCGCGGACCATCGCACATCTTGGCGCCGACGACACGGTACGGAACGCAATGGGGATAGCCGCTCGGGCACGTGCGGTTGAACGCTTTTCGATGGCTTCCATGGCGCGCCGGACGGTTGAGCTTTATCGGGCCTGCCTTCAAACTGGGGCAGCGGCGAAGGCCGTTGCGGGATAGGCGAGTGCCGTCTGGGCAATGGGCTGGAGGCCGTTTTGGGGCGATAGGCTGAAGGCCGTTTTGGGGGACGACAGGTAAATGCACAGCATGACCGGCTTCGGACGGGCAGAGATTGAACGCGGCAAGGTGCGCGTCGCGGCGGAAGTGCGCACGCTGAATCAGCGCTTTTTCGAACTTAAGCTTAATTTACCCCGCAACTGGGGCGAGCATGAGGCCGAAATCCGCAAACGAGTCCAGGCGGTTATCGCGCGCGGCCGAGTCGAGCTCTTCGTCCGATGCGCGCCGCTTGGCCCGCCGCCCACGGCGCTTCGCGTCAATGACCGCCTCGCGGCCGCCTACGTCAGGGAGCTCGGCCGGCTCGGGCGCGCGCTCGGGCTTACCGGAAAGCCGGGAATCGAGGTCCTGCTGCATCGTCCGGAGATTTTTCAGGTGAGCGAGGAGGATACCGATTCGCGGCCCGGAGTACAGTTGGGCTTCGCAGCCATCGCACGGGCGCTCAAGGTGCTCGAGGCCGACCGCAAGCGCGAGGGCAGGGCGCTGCGCGCCGACTTTGTCGCCCGGATCAAGACCATTACCGAGGCGGTGCCTCGAATCGAGCGGCTTGCGGAGGCGTCCCGCAGCGAAATTGTGGCGAATTTCCAGAAACGCCTGCACGATCTCATCGCCGATCTTGCCGTCAACGAGAAGCGGCTTTACGAAGAAGCCTCCGACGCCGCCCAGCGCGCCGATATAGCCGAAGAGATCACTCGCCTGCGAGTCCATTTGCGAGGTCTGCGCGAACTGGTCGAAAGCGAGGGGCCCGTGGGCAAGCAGATCGAGTTTCTGCTGCAGGAGGTTAATCGCGAGATCAACACGATCGGCGCCAAGTCCCAGAGCGCGGCGCTCTCGCGGATAACCGTCGCGCTTAAGGGCGAAGTCGAAAAGATGCGTGAGCAGGTGCAGAACGTCGAGTAAGTTCAGAACGTCGAGCGGCTTCGGAACGTCGGCAAGTAGGGCGCGAAAACCCTTGATTGCAAAGGACTTGCGGCTTTTATAGGCTTGCTTATGGAGCATACGGGGGCGCCCCGCCGCGGGATAATTTTCATTCTCTCGGCCCCCTCCGGGGCCGGAAAGACCACAATCTCACAAAGGGCGCTCAAAGCGATCGGCGACCTGGAAGCGTCCGTGTCGCTGACTACGCGCAGGCCTCGCATCGGCGAGGTCGAAGGAGCGGACTATCTTTTCGTGAGCGAGGAGGAGTTCATCCGACGGCGCGAGGCTGGAGAACTGGCGGAATGGGCCAGGGTCTTCGAAGCCTCCTACGGAACGCCACGCGCGGCGCTCGACCGCGCGATCGCCGCGGGCCGCGACATCCTGCTCGACATCGACATCCAGGGCGCCCGGCAGATCAAACGCAAATACCCTCGCGACGCGGTAACGATTTTCGTTCTTCCGCCGAGCTTCGCGGAGCTTGAAGGGCGCCTGCGCAAACGCGCTACCGAGGACGAAGCCGCGATCGCCGGCCGTTTGCGGCGCGCCAGGGAAGAAGCGCAAGCCTTTCCCGAGTACGACTACCTGATAATCAACGCAGATCTCGAAGAATCACTGACTGGTCTAAAGGCCGTGGTGGAGGCGGAGCGGTTGAGGGTGGCGCGGCTGCGCGAGGACTTCGCAGCGTGGAAGAAGTAGCCGCCTCCGCCGGAGAGCCTGCTCCCGCCGAGCTCGAACAACTCCTCAAGCGGGTCCAGGCCTATAACCCGCAGGCCGACCTCCAGCTAATCCGCCGCGCCTATGAATATTCGGCGCGGATGCACGCCGAGCAGAAGCGCGAGTCGGGCGAGCCCTACGTCACCCATCCGCTCAACGTCGCGCTCATCATCGCGCAACTCAAGCTCGACCTTCCCTCGATCATCACCGGGCTTTTGCACGACGTGGTCGAGGACACGATGGCCTCGCTCGACGAGGTGCGCGAGCTTTTCGGCGGCGAGGTTGCGACCCTGGTCGACGGCGCAACCAAGGTTTCCAAGATCGCGTTTTCCAGCCGCGCTGAGAAGCAGGCCGAGAATTTCCGCAAGATGGTGATCGCGATGGCGCACGACATCCGCGTCGTGCTCATCAAGCTCGCCGACCGTCTGCACAATATGCGCACGCTCTCCCATCTGGCGCGCGAGCGCCAGGAAGAAATCGCGCGCGAGACGTTGGAAATCTACGCGCCGATCGCCGGCCGGCTCGGCATCTACTGGCTCAAGTCGGAACTCGAGGACGTTGCCTTCCGCTATCTCAATCCGACCGCCTACGCGACGCTCAAGGCCCATCTCGCGCGCACGATGGCCGAGAGCGAGGAATACATCCGCACGGTAATCCGGATTATTGCGCAGCGCCTGGAGGAGGCCGGGGTCAAGGCCGAGGTAACCGGGCGGCCCAAGAACATCTATTCGATCCATCGCAAGATGCAGGAGGAGGGTCTGCAGTTCGACCAGGTTTACGACCTGGTCGCCTTCCGCATCATCGTCGCCACGCTGCGCGAGTGTTACGAGGCGCTCGGCGTCGCGCACGCGAGCTGGAAGCCGATTCCCGGCCGCTTCAAGGACTACATCGCGCTGCCCAAGGTCAACATGTACCAGTCGCTCCACACAACCGTGATCGGGCCGCAAGGGCAACGGATGGAAGTGCAGATCCGGACTGCCGAGATGCACAAGGTGGCCGAGGAAGGAATCGCGGCGCACTGGAGCTACAAGGAGGGCGGGACCAGCGAGCTGCGCGAGACCGAACGCTTCGCCTGGCTGCGCCGCCTTATCGAATGGCAACAGAACCTCAAGGACCCGCAGGAGTTCCTCTCCACTGTCAAGGATGACCTCTTCCCCGAAGAGGTCTTCGTTTTTACGCCCAAGGGCGACGTGCTCGACTTTCCGCAAGGCGCGACGGTTATCGATTTCGCCTACCGCATCCATTCCCAGGTCGGGCAGCATCTGAGCGCCGCTCGCGCCAACGGCCGGATGGTGCCGCTGCGCTACCGGCTCAAGTCGGGCGACACGATCGAAGTCATCACTTCCGAGCGGCAGAGCCCGGGCAAGGACTGG
The sequence above is drawn from the Candidatus Binataceae bacterium genome and encodes:
- a CDS encoding glycosyltransferase, whose amino-acid sequence is VAQPDASCGPVVAIVAGDGSLRGTLAAEIRRLGLADTVRMVGRVNDPRPILWALDIFAMPSLSEGLGVALLEAMACGLPAVAARVGGIVDAVQDGRTGVLIAPEDADALARTIAHLGADDTVRNAMGIAARARAVERFSMASMARRTVELYRACLQTGAAAKAVAG
- the gmk gene encoding guanylate kinase, which encodes MEHTGAPRRGIIFILSAPSGAGKTTISQRALKAIGDLEASVSLTTRRPRIGEVEGADYLFVSEEEFIRRREAGELAEWARVFEASYGTPRAALDRAIAAGRDILLDIDIQGARQIKRKYPRDAVTIFVLPPSFAELEGRLRKRATEDEAAIAGRLRRAREEAQAFPEYDYLIINADLEESLTGLKAVVEAERLRVARLREDFAAWKK
- a CDS encoding bifunctional (p)ppGpp synthetase/guanosine-3',5'-bis(diphosphate) 3'-pyrophosphohydrolase, with the protein product MEEVAASAGEPAPAELEQLLKRVQAYNPQADLQLIRRAYEYSARMHAEQKRESGEPYVTHPLNVALIIAQLKLDLPSIITGLLHDVVEDTMASLDEVRELFGGEVATLVDGATKVSKIAFSSRAEKQAENFRKMVIAMAHDIRVVLIKLADRLHNMRTLSHLARERQEEIARETLEIYAPIAGRLGIYWLKSELEDVAFRYLNPTAYATLKAHLARTMAESEEYIRTVIRIIAQRLEEAGVKAEVTGRPKNIYSIHRKMQEEGLQFDQVYDLVAFRIIVATLRECYEALGVAHASWKPIPGRFKDYIALPKVNMYQSLHTTVIGPQGQRMEVQIRTAEMHKVAEEGIAAHWSYKEGGTSELRETERFAWLRRLIEWQQNLKDPQEFLSTVKDDLFPEEVFVFTPKGDVLDFPQGATVIDFAYRIHSQVGQHLSAARANGRMVPLRYRLKSGDTIEVITSERQSPGKDWMSFAATARAKSRIRQWLRAQQAERSIKWGITLIDRELEPLGLSVAQLRPGKRFEPVLKEFSYRDVDSLLAAVGYGIITAAQLLAKLLTPEELKLYRAEKAPPPPSTDAGRAARETRRHPGGNAVIVSGVGDMLVRFARCCSPLPGEEITGFITRGRGVTVHLKGCAHAMVSDPQRRVPVVWKEGEDTPRPIRLEVLSIDQPGLLAAMSKTIATAGVNIATAEVKSAGNDGRALSVFELSVGSARQLNGLIHQIAAIDGVMRVARVGMGGGNGQRA
- a CDS encoding YicC/YloC family endoribonuclease, with the translated sequence MHSMTGFGRAEIERGKVRVAAEVRTLNQRFFELKLNLPRNWGEHEAEIRKRVQAVIARGRVELFVRCAPLGPPPTALRVNDRLAAAYVRELGRLGRALGLTGKPGIEVLLHRPEIFQVSEEDTDSRPGVQLGFAAIARALKVLEADRKREGRALRADFVARIKTITEAVPRIERLAEASRSEIVANFQKRLHDLIADLAVNEKRLYEEASDAAQRADIAEEITRLRVHLRGLRELVESEGPVGKQIEFLLQEVNREINTIGAKSQSAALSRITVALKGEVEKMREQVQNVE